In Littorina saxatilis isolate snail1 linkage group LG8, US_GU_Lsax_2.0, whole genome shotgun sequence, a single genomic region encodes these proteins:
- the LOC138974720 gene encoding synaptogenesis protein syg-2-like, protein MTAKVTLWWPAHSNTSELKLTSVRREDNGTKYTCSMKGDSGTSSAVYTLRVAYGPFDKDLTVGPSEIVTKGSHQVNLTCHAINTYPTPRYLWPGFACENTVPGHACTLKPDPSRNDTDHHVCTFPEDTCTFKPSPDSDQGRIVNCTASMSFGPNDAHWQHKPQQAHAKMHLNLFYPPPDRPVIQPQPSDHHLRPGDTLTCTVTGGDPPVFSVNFYCLNPHLLDKEDEIRGTSVMSTITVGFTYTTLKNVKCFCEANWTRKPQYYQYIATAVYNAQVQT, encoded by the exons ATGACAGCGAAAGTAACGCTGTGGTGGCCAGCACACTCTAACACCAGTGAACTGAAGCTGACCAGTGTTCGCCGCGAAGACAATGGTACCAAGTACACCTGTTCCATGAAGGGGGATAGTGGCACTTCGTCTGCTGTCTACACTCTTCGGGTCGCCT ATGGCCCCTTTGACAAGGACTTGACCGTTGGTCCTTCTGAAATTGTGACTAAGGGATCTCATCAGGTCAACCTGACGTGTCACGCCATCAACACCTACCCCACACCCAGATACCTCTGGCCTGGCTTTGCCTGTGAGAACACCGTACCAGGACACGCATGCACCTTGAAACCAGATCCATCAAGGAATGACACGGACCATCACGTCTGCACATTCCCTGAAGACACGTGTACCTTCAAGCCCAGTCCGGACAGTGATCAGGGGAGAATTGTTAATTGTACTGCATCCATGAGCTTTGGCCCGAATGATGCGCACTGGCAACACAAACCTCAACAGGCTCACGCAAAGATGCATCTGAACTTATTTT ATCCACCCCCAGACAGACCGGTCATACAGCCACAACCCTCAGATCATCACCTGCGACCAGGAGACACGCTGACCTGCACAGTGACAGGCGGTGATCCTCCAGTGTTCTCCGTCAACTTCTACTGTCTTAACCCGCATCTTCTGGACAAGGAAGACGAGATACGCGGCACATCCGTCATGAGTACCATTACTGTGGGTTTCACTTACACTACGCTGAAGAACGTAAAGTGTTTCTGTGAAGCAAACTGGACAAGGAAGCCCCAGTACTATCAGTATATTGCTACAGCTGTATACAACGCCCAAG TTCAAACATAG
- the LOC138974721 gene encoding uncharacterized protein: protein MPKSKKKTSGDSSRSNHNVEDDEGFESPLLVFKQDGLLMGLSGKDLIDYIEGRRKEAAEEKKRREEQDFILRKMQLSADLGMQDYNENAHHSASNGSTNSSRDKPKMKLPFLDDKDDVEAYFRQFERAAKISGWSEDEWAARLGCLLKGKAREAYTQLPDEEAEEYDCVKTAILRRFQLTAEAYRRKFRGAKKEPSEKSKEYLTRLDLFVTRWVELSKREGRTTDMRELVLLEKFLEGLPADQARFVRERDPVDTADAVKSASLFEEARESEGRRSQGGPSFNRGPKEDHPQVQSNHSDRNHANRSKDKQHFPPRRPTPPPHGGATRGCFLCGGSHLARNCTKNNRASQEATSVILSVAVEGKPSPLCQSCRHLDFNPQCQVKVNGQEAKAIRDTGASTIIVDRRLVPSDSYTGEVRTVTLAQETATSSMPMARVHMETPFFQGDTEVIAMVNPVHSVLIGNTRKNGEGKEEKVPLFPVVETCAPVQTRAQEAAENKAPTQPEPRVKIIDVKPEELKREQQTDPSLAKAREIADKKGNKDTLYTWSKGILYRTYKSDQKSFKQVVVPQRFRNEVLKLGHDSPMAGHLGGKKTRDRIWRDFYWPGICGDVRRYCASCDACQRSTPKGATRKVPLQAMPLASTPFEKVGVDIVGPILPASEKGNRYILTLVDYATRYAEATALKNIRAETVAEALVEMFTRYGVPKEIVTDQGTQFTGEIMQQLTRLLAMKSLRTSPYHPQTNGLCEKFNSTLKNTLKRMCQEQPKLWDRFIPALLFAYREVPQESLQFSPFELLYGREVRGPMQILRQIWTDDDVEEEVRSTAEYIVDLSNRIEQTCSIARENLSKASKRYARVYNKKTRLRTFHQGDKVLLLLPEKHNKLQLTWKGPFVINEKTSDCNYKVNVGKKVKIYHANLLKAYLEREEVKDEVAVVMENTGPDMEPYITDHIPLLPLQATESYKDVKVNPDLDSTKVFQLTELAKRHQKCLTDLPGMTQLQECELKLTTQKPVYVKPYPLPHSQVETVKEEVRKMLKMGVIEPSVSPYNAPVVLTKKKDDSIRFCIDFRRLNQVTEFDSEKLPDIDYLFSKLSKARYFSKVDLSKGYWQLRMREQDKPKTTFNTPLGSFQWVTMPFGLKNAGATFTRMMRKLVAEIDRDDVDNFMDDILIATEDWEQHLQAIEAVFTKLEKAGLTAKPSKCFLGFEQLEYLGHRVGHGSIQPEEDKVTKLANAEPPKTKKELRAFLGLAGYYRKFVPNFAGIGTPLTDATKKGHPDKLVWTQEMQSAFQSLKDVLTSKPVMLLPDNDKPFVLRTDASDYAIGAVLMQDNGKGLQPVAYASRKLNKAERNYATIEKECLAAVWAVKKYEPYLYAVHFTLETDHQPLQYLRKSKTENGRLMRWAIQLQQYSFTVKVIKGVDNVGADYMSRSICVNMD, encoded by the coding sequence ATGCCGAAGTCAAAGAAGAAGACGTCAGGTGATAGCAGTCGAAGCAACCATAACGTCGAGGATGACGAGGGTTTCGAATCACCATTGCTTGTTTTCAAGCAAGACGGACTTCTGATGGGTTTGTCAGGTAAGGACTTGATAGACTACATCGAAGGCAGGAGGAAAGAAGCCGCAGAAGAGAAGAAGAGGAGAGAAGAACAAGACTTCATCCTCAGGAAGATGCAGTTGAGCGCCGACCTAGGTATGCAGGACTACAACGAAAATGCTCACCATTCAGCGTCGAATGGAAGCACCAACAGTAGTCGGGACAAACCAAAAATGAAATTGCCATTTTTGGACGACAAGGACGACGTCGAAGCCTATTTTCGCCAGTTTGAAAGAGCTGCGAAAATTTCCGGCTGGTCGGAAGATGAGTGGGCAGCTAGGCTTGGCTGTCTACTAAAAGGGAAAGCGCGAGAAGCATACACTCAACTTCCGGACGAGGAAGCAGAAGAGTATGACTGCGTCAAAACTGCGATTTTGCGTAGGTTCCAGCTGACAGCAGAAGCCTACCGCAGGAAGTTCCGAGGAGCAAAGAAGGAACCGAGCGAGAAAAGCAAGGAATACCTCACTCGGTTGGACCTGTTCGTCACACGGTGGGTGGAACTATCGAAACGGGAAGGTAGGACCACGGATATGCGAGAACTTGTTCTACTCGAAAAGTTCTTGGAGGGGTTACCAGCGGATCAAGCGCGATTTGTCCGCGAGAGGGACCCAGTCGACACAGCTGATGCTGTGAAGAGCGCCAGTTTGTTTGAAGAAGCCAGAGAGAGTGAAGGACGCAGGAGTCAGGGAGGCCCCAGTTTCAATCGAGGACCTAAAGAGGACCACCCACAAGTACAAAGTAACCATTCCGATCGTaaccatgccaacagaagcaaAGATAAGCAACACTTTCCACCGAGGAGacccacaccaccaccacatggAGGAGCGACCCGCGGTTGTTTCTTGTGCGGTGGATCTCATCTCGCGAGGAACTGTACAAAGAATAACAGAGCAAGTCAAGAAGCTACAAGTGTTATCTTATCTGTAGCAGTCGAAGGGAAACCTAGCCCTCTTTGCCAGAGTTGCCGGCATTTGGATTTCAATCCTCAGTGTCAGGTTAAGGTAAACGGACAAGAGGCGAAGGCAATACGCGACACAGGAGCGTCGACCATCATTGTCGACCGGCGTTTGGTACCGTCAGACAGTTACACGGGGGAAGTCAGAACCGTCACTCTAGCTCAAGAAACTGCGACTAGCAGTATGCCTATGGCCAGAGTACACATGGAGACACCATTCTTTCAAGGCGACACAGAGGTGATCGCGATGGTAAATCCTGTACACTCAGTACTCATAGGTAACACACGGAAAAACGGTGAGGGAAAAGAAGAGAAAGTACCGCTATTTCCGGTTGTCGAGACCTGTGCGCCGGTACAGACCCGAGCACAGGAAGCCGCCGAGAATAAGGCACCTACGCAGCCTGAACCTCGAGTGAAGATCATCGATGTCAAACCGGAAGAATTGAAGCGCGAACAACAAACTGACCCGTCGTTAGCCAAAGCTAGAGAAATAGCAGACAAGAAAGGCAACAAGGACACTCTATACACATGGAGCAAGGGCATCTTGTATCGTACATACAAGAGTGACCAAAAGAGTTTCAAACAGGTAGTAGTACCTCAGCGATTCAGGAACGAAGTCCTGAAGTTAGGGCATGATAGTCCTATGGCCGGCCATTTAGGAGGGAAGAAAACTCGAGACAGGATTTGGCGAGATTTCTATTGGCCGGGAATTTGCGGCGACGTTCGCCGCTACTGCGCGTCGTGCGACGCATGTCAGCGAAGTACTCCGAAAGGGGCGACACGGAAAGTGCCGTTGCAAGCGATGCCTCTCGCTAGCACTCCTTTCGAGAAAGTAGGGGTAGACATCGTCGGACCCATCTTACCTGCATCCGAGAAGGGTAACAGGTACATTCTTACCTTAGTGGATTACGCCACTAGGTATGCTGAGGCAACCGCTCTGAAAAACATCAGAGCGGAGACAGTAGCAGAAGCTCTCGTAGAGATGTTCACACGGTACGGAGTACCGAAAGAGATCGTCACCGATCAAGGAACACAGTTCACGGGAGAAATCATGCAACAGCTAACAAGACTGTTAGCTATGAAAAGCTTGCGCACTAGTCCGTATCACCCTCAAACCAACGGTCTCTGTGAGAAATTCAATTCGACATTGAAGAATACTTTGAAGAGAATGTGCCAGGAACAACCCAAGCTCTGGGATCGGTTCATTCCTGCACTACTTTTCGCCTACAGAGAAGTGCCGCAAGAGAGTCTCCAGTTCTCACCATTCGAGCTTTTGTATGGGCGAGAAGTCAGAGGACCCATGCAGATCCTTCGACAGATCTGGACAGACGACGACGTGGAAGAGGAAGTGAGATCCACGGCTGAGTACATCGTGGATCTATCCAACAGAATCGAGCAAACTTGCTCAATAGCCAGAGAAAACCTCAGTAAGGCTTCCAAAAGATACGCGCGCGTGTACAACAAGAAAACGCGCCTGAGAACCTTCCATCAAGGAGACaaagtattgttgttgttgccagagAAACACAACAAGCTCCAGTTGACGTGGAAAGGTCCGTTCGTCATCAACGAGAAAACCAGTGACTGCAATTACAAGGTAAATGTTGGGAAGAAAGTGAAAATATATCACGCCAACCTACTCAAAGCGTACCTGGAGAGAGAAGAAGTGAAAGACGAAGTTGCTGTCGTCATGGAGAACACAGGACCAGATATGGAACCGTACATCACGGACCATATACCTCTACTCCCTCTCCAAGCTACAGAGTCATACAAAGATGTCAAGGTCAATCCCGACCTCGACTCTACCAAAGTCTTTCAACTGACTGAGCTGGCTAAGCGTCATCAGAAATGTCTGACTGATTTACCAGGGATGACGCAATTACAAGAATGTGAGTTGAAACTCACAACACAAAAACCTGTGTACGTCAAACCGTATCCTTTGCCACACTCTCAAGTGGAGACTGTGAAGGAAGAAGTACGGAAGATGTTAAAGATGGGAGTGATCGAACCGAGCGTTTCACCCTACAATGCTCCAGTGGTCCTGACAAAGAAGAAGGACGATTCGATCCGTTTCTGCATCGATTTCCGTCGTCTAAACCAGGTGACCGAATTCGACTCAGAGAAGCTACCTGACATCGACTACCTTTTCAGCAAGCTGAGTAAGGCAAGGTACTTTTCTAAGGTCGACCTTTCAAAAGGGTATTGGCAATTGCGCATGCGTGAGCAAGATAAGCCAAAGACTACGTTCAACACTCCACTCGGATCATTCCAGTGGGTCACCATGCCTTTTGGGCTGAAGAACGCGGGAGCTACCTTTACCCGCATGATGAGGAAGTTAGTCGCCGAGATTGACCGGGACGACGTCGACAACTTCATGGACGATATTTTGATCGCCACAGAAGATTGGGAACAGCACCTACAAGCGATAGAGGCCGTTTTCACCAAACTGGAGAAGGCTGGTTTGACAGCCAAACCGTCCAAGTGTTTCCTAGGGTTTGAACAACTGGAATACTTGGGACACCGAGTGGGGCATGGTTCAATCCAGCCAGAAGAAGACAAGGTGACGAAGTTAGCCAACGCAGAACCTCCCAAGACGAAGAAGGAACTTCGTGCATTCCTGGGACTCGCTGGTTACTACCGCAAATTCGTACCGAATTTTGCGGGGATCGGCACACCTTTGACAGATGCCACAAAGAAAGGGCATCCAGATAAGCTCGTCTGGACACAAGAGATGCAGTCAGCTTTTCAATCACTCAAGGACGTACTGACTAGCAAACCAGTGATGTTGTTGCCTGACAACGACAAACCGTTCGTATTACGAACAGACGCATCAGACTATGCCATAGGTGCCGTCTTGATGCAAGACAACGGGAAAGGTCTACAACCTGTAGCATACGCCAGCAGGAAGCTGAACAAAGCTGAGCGGAATTATGCTACCATCGAAAAAGAATGCCTAGCAGCAGTGTGGGCAGTGAAGAAGTACGAACCGTATTTGTACGCAGTACACTTCACTTTGGAAACTGACCATCAACCTCTCCAGTACCTACGGAAGTCCAAGACAGAAAATGGAAGATTGATGCGTTGGGCGATCCAACTACAGCAGTATTCATTCACAGTGAAGGTGATCAAAGGAGTAGACAATGTAGGCGCAGACTACATGAGTCGTTCAATCTGTGTAAATATGGATTAA